In Streptomyces sp. NBC_00335, a single genomic region encodes these proteins:
- a CDS encoding NDP-hexose 2,3-dehydratase family protein, whose translation MITAQTVPAGLVPSLGRRFALSAQTLDSAVTPNPVFRAWFAEQRRTNRYDVRRIPFSELVGWHFEDSTGNLVHDSGRFFSVVGLDVRTEWNGYGASWSQPIINQPEIGILGIVVKEFDGVLHCLMQAKMEPGNIETVQLSPTVQATRSNYTGVHKGAAVNYIEYFRPPRVGSRVLYDSLQSEQGSWFLRKRNRNMVVEAIGDVPPHEDFVWLTLGQIHQLLNESNVVNMDARTVLSLIPSSAGEGPALHSTEHLLNRLTEIKALRELVQTTMPLSDVQRWKRTDHAIEHETGHHFSVIAASVRAANREVKSWTQPLIAPAEQGLAAFLVRRIGGVTHLLAQARSEAGVLDVAELGPTVQCQPARALTLPPEQRPRYLELVLRGQGRLLYDTVQSEEGGRFHHAGNRYVLVEVGDEFPLDVPDDFLWVTPGQLAGLLRHSNYLNIEARTLLTSLRATRALDGEHGL comes from the coding sequence ATGATCACAGCCCAGACGGTGCCCGCGGGCCTCGTTCCGAGTCTCGGGCGACGGTTCGCGCTGTCGGCCCAGACCCTCGACAGCGCGGTGACGCCCAACCCGGTGTTCCGCGCGTGGTTCGCCGAGCAGCGGCGCACCAACCGCTACGACGTGCGGCGCATCCCCTTCTCCGAGCTGGTCGGCTGGCACTTCGAGGACTCCACGGGGAACCTCGTCCACGACAGCGGCCGGTTCTTCTCCGTCGTGGGACTGGACGTGCGGACGGAGTGGAACGGATACGGCGCGTCCTGGTCGCAGCCGATCATCAACCAGCCCGAGATCGGCATCCTGGGCATCGTCGTCAAGGAGTTCGACGGCGTCCTGCACTGCCTGATGCAGGCCAAGATGGAGCCCGGGAACATCGAGACGGTCCAGCTGTCCCCCACGGTGCAGGCCACGCGCAGCAACTACACCGGCGTGCACAAGGGCGCGGCCGTCAACTACATCGAGTACTTCCGGCCGCCGCGGGTGGGCTCGCGGGTCCTCTACGACTCGCTCCAGTCCGAACAGGGCTCCTGGTTCCTGCGCAAGCGCAACCGGAACATGGTCGTGGAGGCCATCGGAGACGTGCCGCCGCACGAGGACTTCGTGTGGCTGACGCTGGGCCAGATCCACCAGCTGCTGAACGAGTCCAACGTGGTCAACATGGACGCCCGCACGGTGCTCTCGCTGATCCCCTCCTCCGCCGGCGAGGGCCCCGCGCTGCACAGCACGGAGCACCTGCTGAACCGGCTCACCGAGATCAAGGCGCTCCGCGAGCTGGTGCAGACCACCATGCCGCTGTCGGACGTACAGCGGTGGAAGCGCACGGACCACGCGATCGAGCACGAGACGGGACACCACTTCAGCGTCATCGCCGCCTCCGTGCGGGCCGCGAACCGCGAGGTGAAGAGCTGGACCCAGCCGCTGATCGCCCCCGCCGAACAGGGGCTCGCCGCCTTCCTGGTGCGCCGGATCGGCGGGGTGACGCACCTGCTGGCACAGGCCAGGTCCGAGGCGGGCGTACTGGACGTGGCGGAGCTGGGCCCGACCGTCCAGTGCCAGCCGGCCCGGGCGCTGACCCTGCCCCCGGAGCAGCGGCCGCGCTACCTGGAACTGGTCCTGCGGGGTCAGGGCCGGCTGCTGTACGACACGGTGCAGTCCGAGGAGGGCGGCCGCTTCCACCACGCGGGCAACCGCTACGTCCTCGTCGAAGTGGGGGACGAGTTCCCCCTCGACGTTCCCGATGACTTCCTCTGGGTGACCCCGGGACAGCTCGCGGGCCTGCTGCGGCACAGCAACTACCTCAACATCGAGGCCAGGACACTGCTGACCAGCCTGCGCGCGACCCGCGCGCTGGACGGGGAGCACGGCCTGTGA
- a CDS encoding glycosyltransferase → MRILFASVGNFGHVFPLLPLARAARAAGHQVAFATGEQFHQTLQGAGFEPVTAGRSVPEAFIEAAGGQAFLEQHGGEVGAQDVPASVLADLHIKVFGSVLPRWIAADLAAAFATYRPDLVVHEVLNPGAGFAARLAGIPALAHDVGLLAQDHEAGRLRQEILATAADLGVEVPADRVSTLGNTVIDICPPSIQDRSFLESGQPRIELRPVPYVEQGEIPGGLGASRDPFVYLTLGTALGSADNLRTVIDGLRPLGLPVLVATGFRIQRAELGELPDNVIAAPWVPQSEVLARASLVVQHGGSGTTLATLAAGVPQLIVPQGADGPANGQALQAAGAGEVVFGLSADAVTDGARRILADESYRDASRKVAAEIAAMPSPEEVAARLPDFAA, encoded by the coding sequence ATGAGAATCCTCTTTGCCAGCGTGGGCAATTTCGGGCACGTCTTCCCCTTGCTTCCTTTGGCGAGGGCCGCACGGGCAGCCGGCCACCAGGTCGCGTTCGCCACGGGAGAGCAGTTCCACCAGACCCTGCAGGGCGCCGGGTTCGAGCCGGTGACGGCAGGCCGTTCCGTACCCGAGGCGTTCATCGAAGCAGCGGGCGGTCAAGCCTTCCTCGAACAGCACGGTGGCGAAGTAGGAGCTCAGGACGTTCCGGCGTCGGTCCTCGCGGACCTGCACATCAAGGTGTTCGGCTCCGTCCTGCCCCGCTGGATCGCCGCCGACCTGGCCGCGGCCTTCGCCACCTACCGCCCCGACCTGGTGGTCCACGAGGTGCTCAACCCGGGCGCCGGATTCGCCGCGCGGCTCGCCGGCATCCCCGCCCTCGCGCACGACGTGGGCCTGCTCGCGCAGGACCACGAGGCCGGCCGGCTCCGGCAGGAGATCCTCGCCACCGCGGCCGACCTGGGCGTCGAGGTGCCCGCCGACCGGGTCAGCACCCTGGGGAACACCGTCATCGACATCTGCCCGCCCTCCATCCAGGACCGGAGCTTCCTGGAGTCCGGCCAGCCGCGCATCGAGCTGCGCCCCGTTCCGTACGTGGAGCAGGGCGAGATCCCGGGCGGACTGGGCGCCTCCCGCGACCCGTTCGTGTACCTCACGCTGGGCACCGCGCTGGGCTCCGCCGACAACCTGCGCACCGTGATCGACGGGCTCCGCCCGCTGGGCCTCCCGGTGCTGGTGGCCACCGGGTTCCGGATCCAGCGTGCCGAGCTGGGCGAACTGCCCGACAACGTGATCGCCGCGCCGTGGGTGCCGCAGTCCGAGGTGCTGGCCCGCGCGTCGCTGGTGGTCCAGCACGGCGGCAGCGGCACGACCCTGGCCACGCTCGCGGCCGGAGTGCCCCAGCTGATCGTCCCGCAGGGCGCGGACGGCCCGGCCAACGGCCAGGCCCTGCAGGCCGCCGGCGCCGGCGAGGTCGTCTTCGGCCTCTCGGCCGACGCCGTGACGGACGGCGCCCGCCGCATCCTGGCCGACGAGAGCTACCGGGACGCGTCCCGCAAGGTCGCGGCGGAGATCGCCGCGATGCCCTCCCCGGAGGAGGTCGCCGCCCGCCTCCCCGACTTCGCCGCCTGA
- a CDS encoding condensation domain-containing protein → MQTPTPLEQLLDLAADLLGHDRRTLPARASGSPFMTLGGGLGQAMRLQALAGDRLELSLDIPQLLGPVPLADVLARAVPVPRGAEPGAPGSGPRALLPGQLAALTAQQYTGSASVHRILSAELTGPLDLGALRTALDALSSRHEGLRTAFGSSPRGPVRRVLDSYTLPLVVMAKAPADGAEPVAAAHARLAGDVEHLAGHPQRPPLAFALTRLAADRHLLTFLYHEAAVDCWSVSLVWRELLADYGRAVRSRPLDRRGHRGCDAVLRRAEGLDRSGALRALAAERVKRLRDFPAVVDLAEPGRRPAVFDFRGGRVLFGLRRGLREAVDATAARAGVPHAVVLLAAWALAAGRRSGHERLLVGTEMPRRPTAELLGTVAPCSATVPVCCELEGGVDYFLRGVACEFGEALRFADLDTAALARELGVHGERSRPALTQVAFAACDELLPETLEAGPLTSRFHHGHLGGATADAALRVLRWGGDPLLGLDFASGVFTRAGAAALADELLGCLEALTGADPQDPVEDLPIVADHAAAAGRARPSAPPPG, encoded by the coding sequence ATGCAGACCCCGACTCCCCTGGAGCAGCTGCTCGACCTGGCGGCGGACCTGCTGGGCCACGACCGGCGGACCCTGCCGGCCAGGGCTTCGGGCTCGCCGTTCATGACCCTCGGCGGTGGGCTCGGCCAGGCCATGCGGCTCCAGGCCCTGGCCGGCGACCGGCTCGAACTCTCGCTGGACATACCCCAACTGCTCGGCCCCGTCCCGCTCGCGGACGTGCTCGCGCGGGCCGTTCCCGTCCCGCGCGGCGCGGAGCCCGGTGCGCCGGGCTCCGGGCCGCGCGCACTGCTGCCCGGGCAACTGGCGGCCCTCACCGCCCAGCAGTACACCGGATCCGCCTCGGTGCACCGGATCCTGAGCGCCGAGCTCACCGGGCCGCTCGACCTGGGGGCGCTGCGGACGGCTCTGGACGCCCTGAGCTCGCGCCACGAGGGGCTGCGGACCGCGTTCGGGTCCTCGCCGCGGGGTCCCGTACGGCGTGTCCTCGACTCGTACACGCTGCCGCTCGTCGTCATGGCCAAGGCGCCCGCCGACGGTGCGGAGCCGGTGGCCGCGGCGCACGCGCGGCTGGCGGGGGACGTGGAACACCTGGCCGGCCATCCGCAACGGCCCCCGCTGGCCTTCGCCCTGACCCGGCTGGCGGCGGACCGGCACCTGCTGACCTTCCTGTACCACGAGGCCGCGGTGGACTGCTGGTCCGTCTCGCTGGTCTGGCGGGAACTGCTCGCCGACTACGGCCGCGCCGTACGGAGCCGGCCGCTCGACCGGCGCGGCCACCGCGGCTGCGACGCGGTCCTGCGGCGGGCCGAGGGGCTCGACCGGTCCGGCGCCCTGCGCGCGCTGGCGGCCGAACGGGTCAAGCGGCTGCGCGACTTCCCCGCCGTCGTGGACCTCGCGGAGCCGGGCAGGCGGCCGGCGGTGTTCGACTTCCGCGGCGGCCGGGTGCTGTTCGGCCTCCGACGGGGACTGCGCGAGGCGGTGGACGCGACGGCCGCGCGGGCCGGGGTACCGCACGCGGTGGTGCTGCTCGCGGCGTGGGCGCTGGCCGCGGGCCGGCGCTCCGGGCACGAACGGCTGCTGGTGGGCACCGAGATGCCGCGCCGCCCCACGGCCGAGCTGCTGGGCACGGTCGCGCCGTGCTCGGCGACGGTGCCGGTCTGCTGCGAGCTGGAGGGCGGGGTCGACTACTTCCTGCGCGGTGTCGCCTGCGAGTTCGGCGAGGCGCTTCGCTTCGCGGACCTCGATACGGCGGCCCTGGCGCGCGAGCTGGGAGTGCACGGGGAACGGTCCCGGCCCGCGCTGACGCAGGTGGCGTTCGCGGCCTGCGACGAACTGCTGCCCGAGACCCTGGAGGCGGGGCCGCTCACCTCGCGCTTCCACCACGGACACCTGGGCGGCGCCACCGCGGACGCCGCGCTGAGGGTGCTGCGGTGGGGAGGGGATCCGCTGCTCGGCCTGGACTTCGCCTCGGGCGTGTTCACCCGGGCCGGGGCGGCGGCGCTGGCGGACGAGCTGCTCGGCTGCCTGGAGGCGCTGACGGGCGCGGACCCGCAGGATCCCGTCGAGGACCTGCCGATCGTCGCCGACCACGCGGCCGCGGCCGGGCGTGCCCGGCCTTCGGCGCCGCCGCCGGGCTGA
- a CDS encoding TetR/AcrR family transcriptional regulator yields MTLRERRVREQAQRRQLILTTAREMAEAEGWDFVTTRRLAERIEYSQPVLYQHFKNKDAIVNAVALEGFAELAAALHAARLSSEDPHTALDAVARAYADFAARGPVLYEAMLTLDVGLEHSEAGTPQPLLTAFSEIRQAVLPVAADRDPDLVAEVLWSAWHGLATLTWGRRLRPDLTRERLAALTGILTGPAAGAP; encoded by the coding sequence ATGACCCTCCGAGAGCGCCGCGTCCGCGAGCAGGCCCAGCGCCGCCAGTTGATCCTCACCACGGCGCGCGAGATGGCCGAGGCGGAAGGCTGGGACTTCGTCACCACCCGGCGGCTCGCGGAGCGCATCGAGTACAGCCAGCCCGTGCTCTACCAGCACTTCAAGAACAAGGACGCCATCGTCAACGCGGTGGCGCTCGAAGGCTTCGCCGAACTGGCCGCGGCACTGCACGCGGCCCGGCTCTCCTCGGAGGACCCGCACACGGCCCTGGACGCGGTCGCGCGCGCCTACGCCGACTTCGCGGCCCGCGGCCCGGTCCTCTACGAGGCCATGCTCACCCTCGACGTGGGCCTCGAACACTCCGAAGCCGGCACGCCGCAGCCGCTCCTGACGGCCTTCTCCGAGATCAGGCAGGCCGTCCTGCCGGTGGCGGCCGACCGCGACCCCGACCTCGTCGCCGAGGTCCTGTGGAGCGCCTGGCACGGCCTGGCCACCCTCACCTGGGGCCGCCGCCTGCGCCCGGACCTCACCCGCGAGCGCCTGGCCGCCCTGACCGGCATCCTGACCGGCCCGGCGGCCGGCGCGCCGTAG
- a CDS encoding DUF2871 domain-containing protein, whose protein sequence is MRKSYVAAHVYMIVGVLSGLYYRELTKINDFEGETQLGVLHTHLLALGMLVFLIVLGLDKVFGLSGTKQFTYFFWFYNSGLTITCLSMLYRGTQTVLGNEVPELFSLVGGLGHIILTVGLVLLFIQLGKRVKEHEDARRTERSEPVKTTV, encoded by the coding sequence ATGCGTAAGTCGTATGTCGCGGCGCATGTTTACATGATCGTCGGAGTGCTCTCCGGCTTGTACTACCGCGAGTTGACCAAGATCAACGATTTCGAGGGCGAAACCCAGCTCGGCGTTCTGCACACCCACTTGCTCGCGCTGGGCATGCTGGTCTTCCTGATCGTGCTCGGTCTCGACAAGGTCTTCGGGCTCTCCGGGACCAAGCAGTTCACGTACTTCTTCTGGTTCTACAACTCGGGCCTGACGATCACCTGCCTCAGCATGCTCTACCGCGGCACCCAGACCGTGCTCGGCAACGAGGTGCCCGAACTGTTCTCCCTGGTCGGAGGGTTGGGCCACATCATCCTGACGGTGGGGCTCGTCCTGCTCTTCATCCAGCTCGGCAAGCGGGTGAAGGAGCATGAGGACGCCCGCCGGACCGAGCGGTCCGAGCCGGTGAAGACCACGGTCTGA
- a CDS encoding tryptophan halogenase family protein, whose product MPRSAAADTRVRSVVVLGGGAAGWMTAAYLGKALQGTVEITVLESSSAAPLSLGVATVPSLQHSFFDFLGINEEEWMRKCDASFQMAVRFVNWRTEGEGEALARPLPSQGPDHFYHPFGLLPDYDQTPLSHYWFKRTYEGTTTEPFDYACFREPPVMDAKKSPRWLDGRTATRYAWHFDTGLFAGFLRDFAVTKLGVRHVRGELAEVVKNDGGFVTALRTEDGAALDGDLFVDCSGFRGQLINEAMGEPFIGMEGHLLGDSVVTADVPHDDAAHGVEPYSSAIAMKGGWTWKVPMPGRFGTGYVHSSRFTTREEAAGELCALWGLDPETTRIDYARLRVGRSERAWVKNVVGVGPSSCFLEPLEPTGIHFVTTALHQLVRYFPDRTFRSALVDRFNREIRVMFDDTRDFLQAHFHYAPRNDTPFWRAGKELELPEGIQEKVAAYRAGLPIDAPVTDESAYYGLESGNRSTWTNGSYYCVFAGLGLMPDAPMPVLAHKPESVAGAQPLFDTVKRQQQNLLETLPSTYEYLRQLHGESRF is encoded by the coding sequence ATGCCGCGCAGCGCCGCCGCAGATACCCGCGTCCGAAGCGTCGTCGTGCTCGGCGGTGGGGCGGCGGGCTGGATGACGGCCGCCTACCTCGGCAAGGCGCTCCAGGGCACCGTGGAGATCACCGTGCTGGAGTCCTCCTCGGCCGCGCCGCTCAGTCTGGGCGTGGCGACCGTGCCGAGCCTGCAGCATTCCTTCTTCGACTTCCTCGGCATCAACGAGGAGGAGTGGATGCGCAAGTGCGACGCCAGCTTCCAGATGGCCGTCCGCTTCGTGAACTGGCGTACCGAGGGCGAGGGCGAGGCCCTGGCGCGCCCGCTGCCGTCGCAGGGTCCCGACCACTTCTACCACCCCTTCGGGCTGCTGCCGGACTACGACCAGACCCCGCTCTCGCACTACTGGTTCAAGCGGACGTACGAGGGCACGACCACGGAGCCGTTCGACTACGCCTGCTTCCGCGAGCCGCCCGTGATGGACGCCAAGAAGTCCCCGCGCTGGCTCGACGGGCGGACCGCCACCCGGTACGCCTGGCACTTCGACACCGGGCTGTTCGCCGGCTTCCTGCGGGACTTCGCGGTGACCAAGCTCGGCGTGCGCCACGTCCGGGGCGAGCTGGCCGAGGTGGTCAAGAACGACGGGGGCTTCGTCACCGCCCTGCGCACCGAGGACGGCGCGGCCTTGGACGGCGACCTGTTCGTGGACTGTTCCGGCTTCCGCGGACAGCTGATCAACGAGGCCATGGGAGAGCCGTTCATCGGCATGGAGGGCCATCTGCTGGGCGACAGCGTGGTGACCGCAGACGTCCCGCACGACGACGCCGCGCACGGGGTGGAGCCGTACAGCTCCGCCATCGCCATGAAGGGCGGCTGGACCTGGAAGGTCCCCATGCCGGGCCGGTTCGGCACCGGGTACGTCCACTCCAGCCGCTTCACCACGCGCGAGGAGGCGGCCGGGGAGCTGTGCGCGCTGTGGGGCCTGGACCCGGAGACGACGCGGATCGACTACGCCCGGCTGAGGGTCGGCCGCAGCGAGCGGGCCTGGGTGAAGAACGTGGTCGGCGTCGGCCCCTCCTCCTGTTTCCTGGAGCCCCTGGAGCCCACCGGCATCCACTTCGTCACCACCGCCCTGCACCAGCTGGTGCGGTACTTCCCGGACCGCACCTTCCGGTCCGCCCTCGTGGACCGGTTCAACCGGGAGATCCGGGTGATGTTCGACGACACCCGCGACTTCCTGCAGGCGCACTTCCACTACGCTCCGCGCAACGACACCCCCTTCTGGCGGGCCGGCAAGGAGCTGGAGCTCCCGGAGGGCATCCAGGAGAAGGTCGCCGCCTACCGGGCGGGCCTGCCCATCGACGCACCGGTCACCGACGAGTCGGCGTACTACGGCCTGGAGTCCGGGAACCGTTCCACGTGGACGAACGGCAGCTACTACTGCGTCTTCGCCGGTCTGGGCCTGATGCCGGACGCACCGATGCCCGTCCTCGCCCACAAGCCCGAGTCGGTGGCCGGGGCGCAGCCCCTCTTCGACACCGTCAAGCGCCAGCAGCAGAACCTGCTGGAGACGCTGCCCAGCACCTACGAGTACCTGCGCCAGCTGCACGGGGAGAGCCGCTTCTGA